The Pantoea sp. At-9b genome includes a window with the following:
- the traD gene encoding type IV conjugative transfer system coupling protein TraD, producing the protein MSFTPKNLTQGGQMTAYRLRMFGQVSNWIFHWILLLFIAAVAVLFWLTTPDDVLRNGFWYWAAWPSHSLLNLAPGTTTATWDILWHCGDGAQLCTTKMTPAQLLADPWMRSMGDAFLAGLKFLATVCGITAFVLWCLIAWYVGRIGKKESEDEFISGMTLTDNLQEVNRQLKKAGEKSDLQIGGLHMVKNAEVMNYLIHGTIGVGKSTPIRWLLDYIRRRGDRAIVYDSGGTFIETHYDPSRDKILNAHDRRCENWVLWREARDVVDYENMTAALMPVEGDSDPFWVSSSRTIFSDTAMQFASRPDRSIETFLKTCLSIDLKSLREFLKNTPSANLVEEKIEKTAISIRSVLTNYAKSLRYLQGLDKEGKPEFSIREWMTDAQYDSSWLFIATTARHRKAVRPLISMWLSLATLLLQSMGENSDRRVWFIGDEIASLQKIPELNETLAEARKFGGCFVLGIQNIPQLVHIYGREMAKAIFDLLNTRAYGRSPSAEVAKMVEEELGHQRRREAREQNSYGLDQVRDGIAISKDRVNEPIVDYDLIMKMPNLRFYIRLPGEYPVVKLSLKYRPQKKHHPALIERDFRDRLSPELEAIISGNERAAVAADIRFPTGEEILEAGNVQSVQKVPEPVAVPASPVTVRKVTDTTPVPGGTDIARDTRPVIMPFLPEASLPPSVRETSAGRGDLPTNVRPFPARQGIPVTAPDVTEALLSQARSAESRSGHDATVPSHTPAPLPEVRPAPSPAAPAPPVSPQSRPAPAALSALDMLARRTKKPAAAESDADASSGDAQGEAPELNMQAEKDEAGRLTVRSAGHRKTDPESREEAYAAQYGRANQQMADEELNILRHREDDEAYQAMSQHHEPGGHER; encoded by the coding sequence ATGAGTTTCACCCCGAAAAACCTCACGCAGGGCGGCCAGATGACGGCCTACCGCCTGCGCATGTTTGGGCAGGTCAGCAACTGGATATTTCACTGGATACTGCTGCTGTTCATCGCTGCCGTGGCGGTGCTGTTCTGGCTGACCACGCCCGACGACGTGCTGCGTAACGGCTTCTGGTACTGGGCGGCGTGGCCGTCTCATTCCCTGCTGAATCTCGCACCCGGCACCACCACGGCCACCTGGGACATCCTGTGGCACTGCGGCGACGGGGCGCAGCTGTGCACCACGAAGATGACGCCGGCACAGCTGCTGGCAGATCCCTGGATGCGGTCGATGGGCGACGCGTTTCTGGCCGGCCTGAAGTTTCTGGCAACGGTCTGCGGCATTACCGCCTTTGTCCTGTGGTGCCTGATTGCCTGGTACGTGGGGCGCATCGGGAAGAAGGAGAGCGAGGACGAGTTTATTTCCGGCATGACGCTGACGGACAACCTGCAGGAGGTGAACCGCCAGCTGAAGAAGGCGGGAGAAAAATCCGACCTGCAGATTGGTGGCCTGCATATGGTGAAGAACGCCGAGGTCATGAACTATCTCATTCACGGCACCATCGGCGTGGGCAAATCGACGCCCATCCGCTGGCTGCTGGACTACATCCGCCGGCGCGGTGACCGCGCGATCGTTTACGACTCAGGCGGCACCTTCATTGAGACGCACTATGACCCAAGCCGCGACAAGATCCTGAACGCGCACGACCGCCGCTGTGAGAACTGGGTGCTGTGGCGCGAGGCGCGTGACGTGGTCGATTACGAGAACATGACGGCGGCGCTGATGCCGGTGGAGGGCGACTCTGACCCGTTCTGGGTGTCCTCCTCGCGCACCATCTTCAGCGACACGGCCATGCAGTTTGCGTCCCGCCCGGACCGCAGTATCGAGACGTTCCTGAAGACCTGCCTCTCCATCGATCTGAAAAGTCTGCGTGAGTTTCTGAAGAACACCCCGTCGGCCAACCTGGTTGAGGAGAAAATTGAGAAGACGGCCATCTCCATTCGCTCGGTGCTCACCAACTACGCCAAGTCGCTGCGGTATCTGCAGGGGCTGGATAAGGAGGGCAAGCCGGAGTTCAGCATCCGCGAGTGGATGACAGACGCGCAGTACGACAGCAGCTGGCTGTTTATCGCCACCACGGCCCGCCACCGCAAGGCGGTCCGGCCGCTGATTTCCATGTGGCTGTCGCTGGCCACGCTGCTGCTGCAGAGCATGGGCGAGAACAGCGATCGCCGCGTGTGGTTCATCGGCGATGAGATAGCGAGTCTGCAGAAGATACCGGAGCTCAACGAAACGCTGGCCGAGGCGCGCAAGTTCGGCGGCTGCTTTGTGCTGGGTATCCAGAACATCCCGCAGCTGGTGCATATCTACGGCCGGGAGATGGCCAAGGCCATCTTTGACCTGCTGAACACCCGCGCCTACGGCCGTTCTCCGAGCGCCGAGGTGGCGAAAATGGTGGAGGAGGAACTGGGTCACCAGCGGCGGCGTGAGGCGCGCGAGCAGAACAGCTACGGCCTGGATCAGGTCCGTGACGGTATCGCGATCAGCAAGGACAGGGTCAACGAACCCATCGTGGACTACGACCTGATCATGAAAATGCCCAACCTGCGTTTTTACATACGCCTGCCGGGTGAGTACCCGGTGGTGAAACTGAGCCTGAAGTACCGCCCGCAGAAGAAGCATCACCCGGCGCTGATTGAGCGCGACTTCCGTGATCGCCTGAGTCCGGAGCTCGAAGCCATCATTTCCGGCAACGAGCGGGCCGCCGTCGCTGCGGATATCCGCTTCCCGACCGGGGAGGAAATTCTGGAAGCCGGCAACGTGCAGTCAGTACAGAAAGTCCCTGAACCGGTGGCAGTCCCCGCCAGCCCCGTGACGGTCAGGAAGGTGACGGATACCACGCCGGTGCCGGGCGGGACAGACATCGCGCGGGACACCCGGCCTGTCATTATGCCTTTTTTACCGGAGGCGTCACTGCCGCCTTCGGTACGGGAAACGTCAGCGGGCAGGGGAGATCTTCCGACAAACGTCAGACCGTTCCCGGCCCGTCAGGGCATTCCGGTCACTGCCCCAGATGTGACTGAGGCACTGCTCTCACAGGCGCGGTCCGCGGAAAGCCGCTCCGGGCATGACGCGACTGTCCCGTCACACACGCCGGCCCCTCTCCCGGAGGTGCGGCCGGCACCGAGTCCTGCAGCACCGGCACCTCCCGTTTCCCCGCAGTCACGCCCGGCACCGGCAGCCCTGAGCGCGCTGGACATGCTGGCCCGCCGGACAAAAAAGCCGGCGGCCGCAGAGAGTGACGCTGACGCGTCCTCCGGTGACGCGCAGGGGGAGGCCCCGGAACTGAACATGCAGGCGGAAAAGGATGAGGCCGGAAGGCTGACCGTGCGCAGCGCCGGGCACCGTAAGACCGACCCTGAGAGCCGGGAAGAAGCGTATGCCGCGCAGTACGGCAGGGCAAATCAGCAGATGGCGGATGAGGAGCTGAACATCCTGCGCCATCGCGAAGATGACGAAGCGTATCAGGCCATGAGCCAGCACCATGAACCCGGAGGGCATGAGCGATGA
- the traI gene encoding conjugative transfer relaxase/helicase TraI, with product MMTIAPVASAADAAGYYSSQDNYYFLDDLQSQWLGEGARELGLEGPVDLDTLTAVLHGKLPNGVELGKDVQGSHVHRPGHDLTFSAPKSISMLILAGGDKRLLAAHHEAVKETLALVEQMVSARDTRDGVTRITATGKMVAALFTHDTSRNLDPQIHTHAVLANVTELDGKWKALATDTIHGAGFIETLYRYQVSFGKLYRTALKGKTEALGYETELTGGKHELWEVKGFTGDVLEEFSSRHREISARVGEEASLKSRDVAALDTRRPKQDISRLDDGQPVPQGEQPVTSPAGDNRSPDTVPPGRAVPPQTLSRSDAPEQGKPDAADGREVARTAEPENTLSEAPGTEPEAPQPGEHPPGRDSMNEQAGPDQESPIEKPETPDGRARLKARWQRQMDSVDFDIEGVMREARERVATREEPGAETPLPGDVPEAVRTAISVLSDSRTRFTYGDLLLTAHQAGEQQHSIPDLRRALDRAISDNLLAPLDGDKGVFTSHIHLLDELSVQSLAADIIKENRVVSFRGSPGMTPEHLKQAARAPVAILNAPASVQRLRDTVEELVTMSRENGREVSVLASGAERALTLSKSALLKDTLLQRSRVTEKTFSLAPQSTLIIEGAEKLGLKEMLVLTGEAREKNAQLLFLDSAGRQSNTNALSVLASAGVERLSLTAPAPGLEARVFSIQDKRDRYRALAERFTDLSVPDSPVTAAVTGAREQQQLTGYIRDALQNAGKLGRDTVEVEARTPVFITAKERKLPVSYRPGMVLEDRSDRQATRHFVIDRVHDDTRMLSLIDGDGVLSRVKLSALTADWRLFTREQLSIAQGEQLFALAADRSAGLKARDRLTVTALEDGALTVMREGQQKALRIATDRPLYVTHGYVSAPGARDNERGTVLASLSSRELSANMMNALAQSGSEAEIFTGEALNRAEEKLMRLRTGRSPVALVRQASGREDVNDALETLNANLLTDAEKAVSRAVAQMRHVSFSEVKLLEEAEDFLENVPALRTEIARQVKAGGLMPVMVGGESRFVSRATWEMEKAIVGEIAAGKNAVEPLMATLAPSLLTGLTAGQQAATTLILQSPDRFTAVQGYAGTGKTTQFKAVRAAIETLPEGARPLIIGLAPTHRAVKEMRDTGIEAQTLKSFVLDWQQRTAAGEEVRYGNTLFLIDESSMLGNQDTAAAYRAIAAGDGRAVQVGDVAQLESPESGAPFRLMQERSPIDVAVMKEIVRQRDANLKSAVYSVIENKAAAALEKINRVSPGTVPREAGEVVPSRSVTETGSPVRNIVADYIGRTKEAREQTMIVVQLHEDRRAINEAIHIRMVQRKELGGNAVTVPVLDRITGGRHDFNRIRDWKAGQVVLANERYLTVTGVDEGTDHVLLRDESGRMQYYSPAELNATEIEVFERREIELREGDSVRLNKTQKQAGHAAHEQYRVAALRDNGEIVLQNREGEKVIDPKAVTADRHVDYAWAVTGYGAQGASTDYVIALEGTEGARANMSGMRAFYISASRAKAHVQIYTDGLKDWMGTLQGRESGPATAHDALSPEPERAQARSIWAMGQPLSKTAIGRAFLRGQGLKGAPLTARIIPPTKKYPDAHLALPVYDGNGKTAGLTLVPLTAEAGQPQPGEVRQLITGGAQAAIVQKSRNGETVIVSDLQQALAAARDKPQAGVLLLTGRHPPSAQLLKVAGGQPGRGWRPDATLLRLVQAELQEGLRDLPPDAPVPDERAALRAALDALEKGQEVGQNVPSAPGRDSAQENSRDLRAIGQLLTEGAIASLTTVPVVTERDRAQLSALLAMRVVEAMRQQLPFLPGEPVPDYAALVRQASAALAAEAGGPDSVAVRAVLDTLSGVTLPQEPGISATAGQSDSIPAGVLKQVQEALARDRVQPGAPQQQALSESTLAGVARELERRPELPSDTRGREPEREELTRESVRHIQKER from the coding sequence ATGATGACCATTGCACCGGTGGCGTCCGCGGCGGACGCGGCCGGGTACTACAGCAGCCAGGATAACTACTATTTCCTTGACGATCTGCAGAGCCAGTGGCTGGGCGAGGGGGCCCGCGAGCTGGGCCTGGAAGGACCGGTGGACCTGGATACCTTAACCGCCGTACTGCACGGAAAGCTGCCAAACGGTGTGGAGCTGGGTAAAGACGTTCAGGGCAGTCACGTTCACCGTCCCGGGCATGACCTGACGTTTTCGGCCCCGAAAAGCATCTCCATGCTCATTCTGGCCGGGGGGGATAAACGCCTGCTGGCCGCACATCATGAGGCGGTAAAGGAAACGCTGGCGCTGGTTGAGCAGATGGTCAGCGCCCGTGACACACGGGACGGGGTGACCCGCATCACGGCGACCGGAAAAATGGTGGCCGCCCTGTTCACGCACGACACCTCACGTAATCTTGACCCACAAATCCACACCCATGCGGTGCTGGCCAACGTGACAGAGCTGGACGGGAAGTGGAAGGCGCTGGCCACGGACACCATTCACGGTGCCGGGTTTATCGAAACCCTTTACCGCTATCAGGTGTCATTCGGAAAGCTGTACCGCACCGCGCTGAAAGGTAAAACCGAGGCGCTGGGGTATGAAACCGAACTCACCGGCGGAAAGCATGAGCTGTGGGAAGTGAAAGGTTTCACCGGTGACGTCCTGGAGGAATTTTCCTCCCGGCACCGTGAAATCAGCGCACGCGTGGGGGAGGAGGCCTCGCTGAAAAGCCGGGACGTGGCGGCACTTGACACCCGCCGCCCCAAACAGGATATCAGCCGGCTGGATGACGGCCAGCCGGTCCCACAGGGTGAGCAGCCCGTGACTTCACCGGCAGGAGATAACCGGTCCCCGGATACCGTGCCGCCCGGACGGGCTGTTCCGCCGCAGACGCTCAGCCGTTCCGATGCACCTGAGCAGGGCAAGCCAGACGCGGCTGACGGTCGCGAGGTTGCCCGCACTGCTGAGCCGGAGAACACGCTGTCAGAGGCGCCAGGCACCGAACCGGAAGCCCCTCAGCCGGGAGAACATCCGCCCGGCCGCGACAGCATGAATGAACAGGCCGGGCCTGACCAGGAATCGCCCATTGAGAAACCGGAGACGCCGGACGGTCGTGCCCGCCTGAAAGCGCGCTGGCAGCGTCAGATGGACAGCGTGGATTTTGACATTGAGGGGGTGATGCGTGAAGCGCGCGAGCGTGTGGCGACGCGCGAGGAGCCCGGAGCGGAGACGCCGCTGCCGGGTGACGTGCCGGAAGCGGTGCGCACCGCCATTTCGGTACTGAGCGACAGCCGGACGCGCTTTACTTACGGCGACCTGCTGCTGACGGCCCACCAGGCCGGTGAACAGCAGCACAGTATCCCGGACCTGCGTCGCGCGCTGGACCGGGCCATCAGTGACAACCTGCTGGCCCCGCTGGACGGGGATAAAGGCGTGTTCACCTCCCACATTCACCTGCTGGATGAACTGTCCGTGCAGTCGCTGGCGGCCGATATCATAAAGGAGAACCGGGTGGTGAGCTTCCGTGGCTCCCCCGGCATGACGCCGGAACACCTGAAACAGGCGGCGCGTGCGCCGGTGGCCATCCTGAACGCCCCGGCGTCGGTGCAGCGCCTGCGCGATACGGTGGAGGAACTGGTGACAATGTCACGGGAAAACGGCCGGGAAGTCAGCGTCCTGGCCTCCGGCGCCGAACGCGCACTCACCCTCAGCAAATCGGCACTGCTGAAAGATACCCTGCTGCAGCGCAGCCGCGTCACTGAGAAAACCTTCAGTCTGGCACCCCAGAGCACGCTGATTATTGAGGGGGCAGAGAAGCTGGGGCTGAAGGAGATGCTGGTCCTGACCGGCGAGGCGCGGGAGAAGAACGCCCAGCTGCTGTTTCTCGACAGCGCCGGCCGTCAGTCGAACACGAATGCCCTGTCGGTGCTGGCCTCTGCCGGCGTTGAACGCCTGAGCCTGACGGCACCCGCACCGGGGCTGGAGGCGCGCGTTTTCAGCATTCAGGACAAGCGTGACCGCTACCGTGCCCTGGCAGAACGCTTTACCGACCTGAGCGTCCCGGACAGTCCGGTCACGGCGGCCGTGACCGGCGCGCGTGAACAGCAGCAGCTGACGGGGTACATCCGCGATGCGCTGCAGAATGCCGGGAAGCTCGGCCGGGACACTGTGGAGGTGGAGGCCCGCACGCCGGTCTTTATCACGGCGAAAGAGCGGAAGCTGCCGGTATCATACCGGCCCGGTATGGTGCTGGAAGATCGCAGCGACCGGCAGGCCACCCGCCACTTTGTGATTGACCGGGTGCATGACGACACCCGCATGCTGTCGCTCATCGACGGCGACGGGGTGCTGAGCCGGGTAAAACTCAGCGCCCTCACCGCCGACTGGCGTCTGTTCACACGGGAACAGCTGAGTATCGCACAGGGGGAGCAGCTGTTCGCGCTCGCCGCAGACCGGTCTGCCGGGCTGAAGGCGCGCGACCGCCTGACCGTCACGGCGCTGGAGGACGGGGCGCTGACGGTGATGCGGGAGGGGCAGCAGAAGGCGCTGCGCATCGCCACGGACCGTCCCCTGTACGTCACCCACGGTTACGTCAGCGCACCGGGCGCACGGGATAACGAACGGGGCACGGTGCTGGCAAGCCTGAGCAGCCGGGAGCTGTCAGCCAACATGATGAACGCCCTGGCGCAGTCCGGTTCAGAGGCCGAAATCTTTACCGGCGAGGCGCTGAACCGGGCGGAGGAGAAGCTGATGCGGCTGCGCACCGGCCGTTCCCCGGTGGCGCTGGTCAGACAGGCCAGCGGCCGGGAGGACGTCAACGACGCGCTGGAGACGCTGAATGCGAACCTGCTGACGGATGCGGAGAAGGCCGTATCCCGCGCCGTGGCGCAGATGCGGCATGTGTCCTTTTCCGAGGTAAAACTTCTGGAGGAAGCGGAGGATTTTCTGGAGAACGTGCCGGCGCTCAGGACCGAAATTGCCCGTCAGGTGAAAGCCGGCGGGCTCATGCCGGTGATGGTTGGCGGTGAATCGCGCTTTGTCTCCCGCGCAACGTGGGAAATGGAAAAGGCGATAGTCGGGGAGATTGCGGCCGGCAAGAATGCGGTCGAGCCGTTGATGGCCACCCTTGCCCCGTCCCTTCTCACCGGCCTCACCGCCGGACAGCAGGCCGCCACCACGCTCATTCTGCAGAGTCCCGACCGCTTTACGGCAGTACAGGGGTATGCCGGTACCGGTAAAACCACGCAGTTTAAGGCCGTCAGGGCGGCCATTGAGACCCTGCCGGAGGGCGCGCGACCGCTGATTATCGGGCTGGCCCCCACACACCGTGCGGTTAAAGAGATGCGCGATACCGGCATTGAGGCGCAGACGCTGAAATCGTTCGTGCTGGACTGGCAGCAGCGCACCGCCGCCGGTGAAGAGGTCCGCTACGGCAATACCCTGTTTCTCATCGATGAGTCCTCGATGCTGGGTAACCAGGACACGGCCGCGGCGTACCGTGCGATTGCGGCCGGTGACGGGCGCGCCGTGCAGGTCGGGGATGTGGCGCAGCTGGAGTCCCCGGAGAGTGGCGCCCCGTTCCGGCTGATGCAGGAGCGCAGCCCGATTGATGTCGCCGTGATGAAAGAGATTGTGCGCCAGCGCGACGCAAACCTGAAATCTGCCGTCTACAGCGTGATTGAAAACAAGGCGGCCGCGGCCCTGGAGAAAATCAACCGGGTGTCACCGGGGACGGTGCCGCGGGAAGCCGGTGAGGTGGTCCCGTCGCGCTCGGTGACGGAGACGGGCTCACCGGTCAGAAACATCGTGGCGGATTACATCGGCCGCACGAAAGAAGCCCGGGAGCAGACGATGATCGTGGTGCAGCTTCATGAGGACCGTCGCGCCATCAATGAGGCTATCCACATCAGGATGGTACAGCGAAAAGAACTGGGCGGGAATGCCGTCACGGTGCCGGTACTGGACCGCATCACCGGCGGTCGCCACGACTTTAACCGCATCAGGGACTGGAAGGCCGGTCAGGTGGTGCTGGCGAATGAACGCTACCTGACCGTGACCGGGGTGGATGAGGGAACGGACCATGTGCTGCTGCGCGATGAAAGCGGGCGGATGCAGTATTACTCGCCGGCGGAGCTTAACGCCACCGAAATCGAGGTGTTTGAGCGGCGTGAAATCGAGCTGAGGGAGGGCGACAGCGTGCGCCTGAACAAGACGCAGAAGCAGGCCGGTCACGCCGCGCACGAGCAGTACCGTGTGGCGGCGCTGCGGGATAACGGTGAGATTGTGCTGCAGAACCGGGAGGGTGAAAAGGTCATCGACCCGAAGGCCGTCACGGCGGACCGGCATGTGGACTATGCCTGGGCGGTTACCGGCTACGGTGCCCAGGGGGCGAGTACGGACTACGTGATTGCGCTGGAAGGGACGGAGGGGGCCCGCGCGAACATGAGCGGGATGCGGGCCTTTTACATCAGCGCCTCACGTGCGAAGGCGCATGTGCAGATTTACACCGACGGTCTGAAAGACTGGATGGGCACCCTGCAGGGCAGGGAGAGCGGTCCGGCAACCGCGCACGATGCCCTGTCACCGGAGCCGGAGCGGGCACAGGCCCGGTCCATCTGGGCGATGGGGCAGCCGCTGTCGAAAACGGCGATCGGGCGCGCCTTCCTGCGCGGGCAGGGGCTGAAGGGGGCACCGCTCACCGCCCGGATTATCCCGCCGACGAAGAAATACCCGGACGCGCACCTGGCGCTGCCGGTGTATGACGGCAACGGCAAGACGGCGGGGCTGACGCTGGTTCCGCTGACGGCGGAGGCCGGTCAGCCACAGCCGGGTGAGGTGCGTCAGCTTATCACCGGTGGGGCACAGGCTGCCATTGTGCAGAAAAGCCGGAACGGAGAGACGGTCATCGTCAGTGACCTGCAGCAGGCGCTGGCAGCCGCACGGGATAAGCCGCAGGCGGGCGTGCTGCTGCTGACCGGGCGTCATCCGCCGTCGGCCCAGTTACTGAAAGTGGCCGGTGGCCAGCCCGGACGGGGCTGGCGTCCTGATGCCACACTGCTGCGTCTGGTACAGGCTGAGCTTCAGGAGGGGCTGCGCGACCTGCCGCCGGATGCACCAGTGCCCGATGAGCGTGCCGCACTGCGTGCAGCCCTGGACGCACTGGAAAAAGGCCAGGAAGTCGGTCAGAACGTTCCGTCCGCGCCAGGACGGGACAGTGCTCAGGAGAACAGCCGTGACTTGCGTGCCATTGGACAGCTGCTGACAGAGGGCGCGATAGCCAGCCTGACCACCGTCCCGGTGGTGACGGAACGGGACAGGGCACAGCTGTCTGCGTTGCTGGCCATGCGGGTGGTGGAGGCCATGAGGCAGCAACTGCCGTTCCTGCCCGGCGAACCCGTACCTGACTATGCCGCCCTGGTCAGACAGGCTTCAGCTGCACTGGCGGCCGAAGCCGGCGGCCCGGACAGTGTAGCTGTCCGCGCCGTGCTGGACACACTGTCCGGGGTCACGCTGCCGCAGGAGCCGGGAATTTCTGCCACTGCTGGCCAGAGTGACAGCATACCGGCAGGGGTACTGAAGCAAGTACAGGAGGCGCTTGCACGCGATCGGGTACAGCCGGGGGCACCCCAACAGCAGGCGCTGTCAGAAAGTACACTTGCCGGCGTGGCCCGTGAGCTTGAACGGCGGCCGGAGCTGCCGTCAGACACACGGGGCCGGGAGCCGGAACGTGAAGAGCTGACACGCGAGAGCGTCCGGCATATCCAGAAAGAACGCTGA
- a CDS encoding VOC family protein: MILSANHVGFSVQNIEDSLFFWINILGGELLREGKMSGPIIDEVTGARGADVQMALLELAGIKIELLQYNNIEQPEEPSAPYIPGYAHLAFIVEELDTLLSKVSDYGWKTPGKPQTVSLGPMQGTRVIYLQSPDGQTLELMEHSQ; the protein is encoded by the coding sequence ATGATATTAAGTGCTAATCACGTCGGCTTTTCAGTTCAAAACATTGAAGACTCATTGTTTTTTTGGATAAATATTCTTGGCGGAGAATTATTACGCGAAGGAAAAATGTCTGGACCTATAATTGATGAGGTAACAGGCGCAAGGGGAGCTGATGTCCAAATGGCTTTGCTTGAACTCGCTGGTATTAAAATTGAATTACTGCAATACAATAACATTGAGCAGCCAGAAGAGCCTTCAGCACCTTATATCCCGGGCTACGCTCACCTTGCTTTTATAGTCGAGGAGCTTGATACGCTCTTGAGCAAAGTATCGGACTATGGCTGGAAGACGCCAGGGAAACCTCAGACAGTTTCCTTAGGACCTATGCAGGGAACAAGAGTAATATATTTACAAAGTCCTGATGGTCAGACGCTTGAGTTGATGGAGCACAGTCAATAA
- a CDS encoding damage-inducible protein J, with protein sequence MSSTIHFRIDDETKRLAMLAAERQQMSLTELMRQRAEELAAEELQFQNSDHEHWLEQQIAHAFNRHNSGEGEYLNNDEVTKHMDDLRQRAAQGKL encoded by the coding sequence ATGAGCAGCACTATTCATTTTCGGATAGATGATGAAACGAAACGTTTGGCCATGCTTGCTGCTGAGCGCCAGCAGATGAGCCTTACTGAACTCATGCGACAGCGCGCAGAAGAGCTGGCAGCAGAAGAACTCCAATTTCAAAACAGTGATCATGAGCACTGGCTGGAGCAACAGATAGCCCACGCGTTCAATCGCCATAACTCTGGTGAAGGCGAGTACCTTAACAATGATGAAGTGACAAAACACATGGATGATCTGCGACAGCGGGCTGCTCAGGGGAAATTGTGA
- a CDS encoding type II toxin-antitoxin system RelE/ParE family toxin: protein MTTNIVWERRALADRENIFLYLNKEAGALVAIAADDRLVAMVSILKENPMAGVQAGRTVKHRKLVIPHFPFIVVYVADETRVSILRVLHTSRKIAGRYSHS from the coding sequence GTGACCACGAATATAGTCTGGGAAAGACGCGCGCTGGCTGACAGAGAAAACATTTTTCTCTACCTGAACAAAGAAGCAGGTGCTTTGGTCGCCATTGCTGCCGATGACAGGCTCGTAGCGATGGTGAGTATACTCAAGGAAAATCCTATGGCTGGAGTTCAGGCCGGGCGCACCGTCAAACACAGAAAGCTCGTAATACCACATTTTCCCTTCATAGTTGTGTATGTGGCTGACGAGACCAGAGTGAGCATCCTCCGTGTCCTTCATACATCCCGAAAAATAGCTGGACGATACAGCCATAGTTGA